Proteins from a genomic interval of Verrucomicrobiia bacterium:
- a CDS encoding DUF5069 domain-containing protein — MPLTNAPDLTQRPPRSARVRLGGYAVLPRMLDKGRATIAGKNGEFHYNCPLDQHILNFLGVDPEALKKELETGKGDGDIFEWIEKNAKNKHSLVEIQAWSDFMDKRAPADVESRAYFNELHTKLAPKLENVVSWGDLLDIDDYVSFGGKV, encoded by the coding sequence ATGCCACTCACGAATGCACCTGATCTGACCCAGCGTCCGCCCCGCAGCGCGCGCGTCCGCCTTGGCGGCTACGCCGTGCTGCCCCGCATGCTCGACAAAGGCCGCGCGACCATCGCCGGCAAGAACGGCGAATTTCATTACAACTGCCCGCTCGACCAGCACATCCTGAATTTCCTCGGCGTTGATCCGGAAGCCTTGAAAAAAGAACTCGAAACCGGCAAAGGCGACGGCGACATCTTCGAGTGGATTGAAAAGAATGCCAAAAACAAACATTCGCTCGTCGAAATCCAGGCGTGGTCCGACTTCATGGACAAGCGCGCCCCGGCGGATGTGGAATCCCGTGCCTACTTCAACGAACTCCACACCAAGCTCGCGCCGAAATTGGAGAACGTCGTTTCCTGGGGTGACTTGCTGGACATTGACGACTACGTTTCGTTCGGCGGGAAAGTGTAA
- a CDS encoding DUF6263 family protein has product MKNFTSILFCAAVIALLAGCSKAKEEKAVSMQIKWMAGKQYTNEMIMSQASHMDVPGLPNAVDQITDVAQSYTISALKDLPNGVTEMAMDFTAEKMLIRVGNNTVAASDSKTSAAGDNTNNVAAMLRRIVGAHFGYEMDAQGKASHITGVKEFFAHVPTEDNQGSSILKSMMSEDLIRQFATRGQGLPPNPVKLGDHWKLHLEENAGSVGVLQMDLNYIFSGFENHDGHHCAAIDFNGTVMSKPSTNAAAMNITVEGGSILGKMWFDPELNMVMETGSDQMMTMKILAQGKTIHSQMKQTVDIRMTGVGDLPK; this is encoded by the coding sequence ATGAAAAATTTCACCAGCATCTTATTCTGCGCCGCCGTCATCGCGCTACTGGCCGGTTGTTCCAAAGCGAAGGAAGAGAAAGCGGTTTCGATGCAAATAAAATGGATGGCGGGCAAGCAATACACGAATGAAATGATCATGAGTCAGGCTTCGCACATGGATGTGCCCGGCTTGCCCAATGCCGTGGATCAGATCACGGACGTGGCCCAAAGTTACACCATCTCCGCATTGAAAGACTTGCCGAATGGCGTGACGGAAATGGCGATGGATTTCACCGCGGAAAAAATGCTCATCCGCGTAGGCAATAATACCGTCGCCGCATCCGATTCCAAAACGAGCGCTGCTGGCGACAACACCAACAATGTGGCCGCAATGCTGCGCCGGATCGTGGGCGCGCATTTTGGTTATGAGATGGATGCCCAGGGCAAGGCGAGCCACATCACTGGGGTGAAGGAATTTTTTGCGCACGTGCCCACCGAAGACAACCAGGGATCGAGCATCCTCAAAAGTATGATGAGCGAGGATTTGATCCGGCAGTTCGCCACGCGCGGCCAGGGTTTGCCGCCAAACCCGGTCAAGCTCGGAGATCATTGGAAATTGCATCTCGAGGAAAACGCGGGCTCGGTGGGCGTATTGCAAATGGACCTGAATTATATTTTCAGCGGGTTTGAAAATCACGACGGACATCACTGCGCGGCGATTGATTTCAACGGAACCGTAATGAGCAAGCCGTCCACGAACGCGGCTGCGATGAACATCACCGTGGAAGGCGGTTCCATCCTCGGCAAGATGTGGTTCGATCCCGAATTGAACATGGTCATGGAAACCGGCTCCGACCAAATGATGACGATGAAGATTCTCGCCCAGGGAAAAACCATCCATTCGCAGATGAAACAGACCGTGGACATCCGCATGACCGGCGTCGGCGATCTGCCAAAATAA
- a CDS encoding NAD(P)/FAD-dependent oxidoreductase — MAEDAKPHIVVLGAGFGGLEFCKNFRSPDVRITLVDRTNHHLFQPLLYQVATAGLSAPDIAQPIRSILTEHTNTTVLLDQVVDIKLDAKKVFLEEKVLEYDYLILALGGRTSYFGHPEWEQFAPGLKSLADAVHIRSNILLAFERAEIETEPDHQQRLMTIVVVGGGPTGVELAGAFAELARRVLVTDFRHVDPSQAHILLLEAESRILAHMSPELSENALHQLEKLGVQVRLKTKVKNISEGRIELENGETIFAANIVWAAGVSASPLMKKLGVELDKGDRIKVNPDLSVPGHPEVFAVGDVTLILDENGKPVPGVSPAAMQMARHAAQIIQHEINFSGEGARPPFKYWDKGTMSTIGRSAAVAQIGKLEFTGFIAWLAWLGVHLLFLIGFRNKIAVLIQWFYSYVTYKRGARIISTEANHKFPKDKNDVPAQP; from the coding sequence ATGGCGGAAGACGCGAAACCGCATATCGTTGTGCTTGGCGCTGGATTTGGCGGCTTGGAATTTTGCAAAAATTTCCGAAGCCCGGATGTGCGCATCACGCTGGTGGACCGCACCAATCATCATCTCTTCCAGCCGCTGCTTTACCAGGTTGCCACGGCGGGTTTGTCCGCGCCGGACATCGCCCAGCCCATCCGTTCCATCCTGACGGAACACACGAACACCACCGTCCTGCTCGATCAAGTCGTTGACATCAAGCTGGACGCCAAAAAAGTTTTTCTCGAGGAAAAAGTCCTTGAATACGATTACCTCATTCTCGCGCTCGGCGGACGCACCAGTTATTTCGGCCACCCGGAATGGGAGCAATTCGCGCCCGGTCTAAAATCACTTGCCGATGCCGTCCACATCCGCAGCAATATTTTGCTCGCCTTCGAGCGCGCTGAAATCGAAACCGAGCCCGACCATCAGCAACGCCTGATGACCATCGTGGTCGTGGGCGGCGGGCCGACCGGCGTGGAATTGGCGGGCGCGTTTGCCGAACTTGCGCGGCGCGTCCTGGTCACGGATTTTCGCCACGTGGACCCTTCGCAGGCGCACATCCTATTGCTTGAAGCCGAGTCGCGCATTCTCGCCCACATGTCGCCCGAGCTTTCGGAGAACGCGCTGCACCAGTTGGAAAAACTCGGCGTGCAAGTGCGGCTTAAAACGAAAGTCAAAAACATCAGCGAAGGCCGCATTGAATTGGAGAATGGCGAAACCATTTTCGCCGCAAACATCGTTTGGGCCGCCGGGGTTTCTGCTTCTCCATTGATGAAAAAACTCGGCGTCGAACTCGACAAGGGCGATCGCATCAAAGTGAATCCTGATTTGAGCGTTCCCGGCCATCCGGAAGTTTTCGCCGTCGGCGACGTGACCCTGATTCTGGATGAAAATGGAAAACCGGTTCCCGGCGTTTCGCCCGCCGCCATGCAAATGGCGCGGCATGCGGCCCAAATCATCCAGCACGAAATCAACTTCTCCGGTGAGGGAGCGCGTCCACCCTTTAAATATTGGGACAAAGGCACGATGTCCACCATCGGACGTTCCGCGGCGGTCGCGCAAATCGGCAAGCTGGAGTTCACTGGTTTTATCGCGTGGCTGGCGTGGCTCGGCGTGCATCTGCTTTTTCTCATCGGTTTTCGCAACAAGATTGCGGTGCTCATCCAGTGGTTTTATTCCTACGTCACTTACAAACGCGGCGCCCGCATCATCAGCACGGAGGCGAACCACAAATTTCCCAAGGATAAAAACGATGTCCCGGCGCAACCCTGA
- the ade gene encoding adenine deaminase, which yields MRNLQQKLAMARGEQPAEFLFKNAKLVNVLSGEIYKANIAVTDGRVVGIGDYEAKKTIDLKGAYLAPSFIDGHFHVESSMLTMPEFARAVVPHGTGAVVIDPHEYANVLGLDGIRYVLESSKNLPLDFFIMLPSCVPATHLETAGARLTADDLALMIADERVAGVAELMNYPGVYLGQESELAKIRAGKGKAIDGHAPGLKGKNLNAYVLAGVRSDHESTELDEAEQKLRLGMHLLLREGSTERNLATIAPLVNPHNSMNCSFATDDKLAGDLVIEGHIDHCVRKSIKLGMPPITAIQIATINTARHYRLRNFGAVAPRYWADFVVFDNLKKPVVRQVYKKGLLIAENGKYLGRKTEIVPQPRSTMNLRYHPGNFQVKAAPRGKIKVIEIVPDQIVTKQILATPKIEDGKIVADVERDILKLVVVERHCATGNVGVGFVRGFKLKYGALGSTVAHDAHNVVVAGTNDADIQRVIEELEHLKGGQVAVAHGKVKAALGLPIAGLVSDQPLAEVIKKMDALNAAAHDMGCDLEAPFMTLSFLSLSPIPELKLTDQGLIDAVHLRKTSLYA from the coding sequence ATGAGGAACCTTCAACAAAAACTGGCGATGGCGCGTGGCGAACAACCCGCGGAATTTCTTTTCAAGAACGCCAAACTCGTCAACGTCCTCAGTGGCGAAATCTACAAGGCCAACATCGCCGTCACCGATGGCCGCGTCGTCGGCATCGGCGATTACGAAGCCAAAAAAACCATAGATCTCAAAGGCGCGTATCTCGCCCCGAGTTTTATTGACGGCCATTTTCATGTCGAAAGCTCCATGCTCACCATGCCCGAGTTCGCGCGCGCGGTGGTTCCGCACGGCACGGGCGCAGTAGTAATTGACCCGCACGAATATGCCAATGTCCTTGGCCTCGATGGCATTCGTTACGTGCTGGAATCGAGCAAAAATTTGCCACTCGATTTTTTTATCATGCTGCCTTCATGCGTTCCCGCGACGCATCTGGAAACCGCCGGCGCGCGCCTCACCGCCGACGACCTCGCATTGATGATCGCCGATGAACGTGTGGCGGGCGTGGCGGAATTGATGAATTATCCCGGGGTTTATCTCGGGCAGGAAAGTGAGCTGGCGAAAATTCGCGCCGGCAAAGGCAAGGCCATTGACGGCCACGCGCCCGGCCTCAAGGGGAAAAATCTCAACGCCTACGTCCTTGCTGGCGTGCGCTCCGACCACGAATCCACCGAGCTTGACGAAGCCGAACAAAAACTTCGCCTGGGCATGCACCTCCTGTTGCGCGAGGGCAGCACGGAACGCAACCTCGCGACCATCGCGCCGCTCGTCAATCCGCACAATTCGATGAATTGCTCCTTCGCCACCGATGACAAACTCGCGGGCGACCTCGTGATCGAAGGCCACATTGATCATTGCGTGCGCAAATCCATCAAGCTTGGCATGCCGCCGATCACCGCCATTCAAATCGCCACCATCAATACCGCGCGCCACTATCGCCTGCGAAATTTCGGCGCCGTCGCGCCGCGGTATTGGGCGGACTTCGTGGTATTCGACAATTTGAAAAAACCGGTGGTGCGCCAGGTTTATAAAAAGGGCCTGCTCATCGCGGAGAACGGAAAATATTTGGGGCGCAAAACGGAAATCGTCCCGCAACCGCGCAGCACCATGAACCTGCGCTATCATCCCGGGAATTTTCAGGTGAAGGCCGCGCCGCGCGGAAAAATCAAAGTCATTGAAATCGTCCCCGACCAGATCGTCACCAAGCAAATTCTCGCGACGCCGAAAATCGAAGACGGAAAAATCGTGGCGGACGTGGAGCGCGATATTTTAAAATTGGTCGTGGTTGAACGGCATTGTGCCACGGGCAATGTCGGCGTCGGTTTCGTGCGCGGTTTCAAATTAAAATATGGCGCACTGGGTTCCACCGTCGCCCACGATGCCCACAATGTGGTCGTGGCGGGCACAAACGATGCCGACATCCAGCGGGTCATCGAAGAATTGGAGCATCTCAAAGGCGGACAGGTAGCCGTCGCCCACGGCAAAGTCAAAGCGGCGCTGGGCTTGCCGATTGCGGGACTTGTTTCCGATCAACCCCTCGCCGAAGTCATCAAAAAAATGGATGCCCTCAACGCCGCCGCCCACGACATGGGTTGCGATCTCGAAGCGCCGTTCATGACTCTCTCGTTCCTCAGCCTCTCGCCGATACCTGAATTAAAGTTGACCGACCAGGGGTTGATTGACGCCGTCCATTTGCGCAAAACCAGTCTCTACGCATAA
- a CDS encoding DUF1501 domain-containing protein codes for MNHHAPNPEHLALTRRDFLRRCGMGMGSLGLASLLGNLGFINTAQAETYSSPLLPKSPQFPAKAKRVIHIFANGGPSHVDTFDPKPALEKYSGKLLPMENLATERKTGAAFPSPFKFQKYGQSGIEVSELFPHVAENIDDICVIRSMTADVPNHEPSLLLMNCGDARSIRPSMGSWVTYGLGSENQNLPGFIAMCPGGYPIQESQNWQSGFLPGVYQGTYVNTEHTKIEELIQNISNKYTSQPEQRQQLDLLQKLNEIHQAKRRDDAQLEARIQSFELAYRMQMDASDAFDISREPESIRKLYGEGTQARQLLITRRLLERGVRFVQVWHGAGQPWDSHDDIKINHARLARESDQAIGALLQDLKQRGMLDDTLVIWGGEFGRTPTVELPKPGANAGKINGRDHNHHGFTMWLAGGGARGGHVHGATDEYGFAAVENKVHVHDLHATILQLLGFDHEKFTFRNSGRDFRLTDVYGRVVRELIA; via the coding sequence ATGAACCATCATGCACCCAACCCGGAACATCTCGCGCTGACGCGCCGGGATTTTCTGCGCCGCTGCGGCATGGGCATGGGCTCGCTTGGCTTGGCCAGTTTGCTCGGCAATTTGGGCTTCATCAACACCGCGCAAGCTGAGACTTACAGTTCTCCGCTGCTGCCGAAGTCCCCGCAATTTCCCGCGAAGGCCAAACGCGTTATTCACATTTTCGCCAACGGCGGCCCGTCGCACGTTGATACTTTTGATCCCAAGCCCGCGCTCGAAAAATATTCCGGCAAACTGTTGCCGATGGAAAATCTCGCGACCGAACGCAAAACCGGCGCGGCTTTCCCCTCCCCGTTCAAATTTCAAAAATACGGCCAGAGCGGCATCGAGGTCAGCGAATTGTTTCCCCACGTCGCTGAAAATATTGACGACATCTGCGTGATCCGTTCGATGACGGCGGACGTGCCGAACCACGAGCCTTCGCTGCTGCTGATGAATTGCGGCGACGCGCGTTCGATCCGGCCGAGCATGGGTTCGTGGGTGACGTACGGCCTCGGCTCGGAGAACCAGAATTTGCCGGGCTTCATCGCCATGTGCCCGGGCGGCTATCCCATCCAGGAATCGCAGAATTGGCAGTCGGGATTTTTGCCGGGAGTTTATCAGGGCACTTACGTAAACACCGAGCATACGAAGATCGAGGAATTGATCCAGAACATCTCGAACAAATACACTTCGCAGCCGGAACAACGGCAGCAGCTCGACCTGCTCCAAAAGCTCAACGAGATTCACCAGGCCAAACGCCGCGACGATGCCCAACTCGAAGCGCGCATTCAGTCCTTCGAACTTGCGTACCGCATGCAGATGGATGCGAGCGATGCCTTCGACATCAGCCGCGAGCCCGAGAGCATCCGCAAACTTTACGGCGAAGGCACGCAAGCGCGGCAACTGCTCATCACGCGCCGCCTGTTGGAGCGCGGCGTGCGTTTCGTGCAGGTATGGCACGGCGCGGGCCAGCCGTGGGACAGCCACGACGACATCAAGATCAATCACGCCCGGCTCGCGCGCGAATCGGACCAGGCCATCGGCGCGCTGCTCCAGGATTTGAAACAACGCGGGATGCTGGACGATACGCTGGTGATTTGGGGCGGTGAATTCGGCCGCACGCCGACGGTGGAGTTGCCCAAGCCGGGCGCGAATGCCGGCAAGATCAACGGGCGCGATCATAATCATCACGGTTTCACCATGTGGCTCGCGGGCGGCGGCGCGCGCGGCGGCCATGTTCACGGCGCGACGGATGAATATGGTTTTGCCGCCGTGGAAAATAAAGTCCACGTCCACGATCTGCACGCGACCATTTTGCAACTGCTGGGTTTCGATCATGAGAAATTCACATTCCGCAATTCCGGCCGCGATTTTCGTTTGACGGATGTCTATGGCCGCGTGGTGCGTGAGTTGATTGCGTAG